The following proteins are encoded in a genomic region of Doryrhamphus excisus isolate RoL2022-K1 chromosome 6, RoL_Dexc_1.0, whole genome shotgun sequence:
- the LOC131131585 gene encoding ubiquitin-conjugating enzyme E2 H-like, with translation MSSPSPGKRRMDTDVVKLIESKHEVTILSGLNEFVVKFHGPPGTPYEGGVWKVRVDLPDKYPFKSPSIGFMNKIFHPNIDEASGTVCLDVINQTWTALYDLTNIFESFLPQLLAYPNPIDPLNGDAAAMYLHRPEDYKHKIKEYIQKYATEEALKEQEEGGGDSSSESSMSDFSEDEAQDMEL, from the exons atgtcgtCTCCAAGTCCTGGCAAGAGGCGGATGGACACCGACGTGGTGAAACT CATCGAGAGCAAGCATGAGGTCACCATCCTCAGTGGACTCAATGAGTTTGTTGTCAAGTTCCATGGACCCCCAGGAA CACCATATGAAGGCGGTGTGTGGAAGGTCAGAGTGGATCTACCCGACAAATACCCCTTCAAGTCTCCATCAATAG GgttcatgaataaaatatttcatcccAACATTGACGAAGC GTCAGGAACCGTGTGTTTGGACGTCATTAACCAGACGTGGACAGCTCTCTACG ACCTCACCAACATTTTCGAGTCCTTCCTCCCCCAGCTGCTTGCCTACCCCAATCCCATAGACCCTCTGAACGGGGACGCTGCCGCCATGTACCTTCACCGGCCGGAGGATTACAAACACAAGATCAAAG aGTACATCCAGAAGTACGCCACGGAGGAGGCGCTAAAGGAGCAGGAGGAAGGAGGCGGAGACTCCTCCTCTGAGAGTTCCATGTCAGACTTTTCGGAGGACGAAGCTCAGGACATGGAGTTGTAG